TGATGCCGATCCTGGTCAAGCAGGTCGGCCGACAATTCTGGCCGTGGACGCTCGCCAACGAGGCCGCGCTGCGGGAAGCCAGGGAAGAATTCAGCGTTACGCTCGGCGACAAGGTCTGGACCCAGAAGCCGCAGAAATATCACGCGCGGTCGCTCGGCATGCTGCGCGCCAAATACGCCGAAGTGCCCGACAAGAGCGCGCTCGACATGGTGCTGGCCGCGGCGGGTTGCCTTGCAGGATTGCGCGCCTAGATACGGACTCCCCGCCATTCGAGGACAGCCCATGGAAATGCCTGACTACAAGATTGCCCTGATCGTCGGCGCCGGCGAAGGCCTCAGTGCATCGCTGGCGCGACTGTTCGCCAAGCAGGGCATTCGCGTCGCGCTGGCCGCCCGCAAGATCGAAAAGTTGGGGGCGCTCTGCACCGAGACCGGCGCCCGCGCCTTTGCCTGCGACGCCACCGATCCTGATGAAGTCGAGCGGCTGTTCGGCATGGTGGAGCGCGAGATCGGGTCGCCGGACCTCGTTGTCTACAACGCCAGCGGCCGTGCCCGCGGCGCGTTCACCGATCTGGTGCCGGCGGATGTCGCGCAAGCCATCGCCGTCAGCGCGTTCGGCGGTTTCCTGGTGGCGCAGCAGGCGGCACGACGGATGCTGCCGAACCAGCACGGCGCGATCCTGTTCACCGGGGCTTCGGCCAGCATCAAGGGCTATCCGCAATCCGCACCCTTTGCGATGGGCAAGTTCGCGCTGCGCGGGCTGACGCAGAGCATGGCGCGCGAATTGTCGCCGCAGGGCATTCACGTCGCGCATTTCGTCATCGACGGCGGCATCCGCAGCACGGCGCGCAGCGAGCCCGCCGACCGGCCGGATTCGATGCTCGATCCCGACGCCATTGCCTTGAGCTACTGGAACGTGCTGCAGCAGCCGCGCAGCGCCTGGACCTGGGAGCAGGAATTGCGGCCGTGGGTGGAGAAGTTTTAGCGCAACACCGTCATTCCGGGATGGTGCATAGCACCACACCTGCTTCGCATCACCCCGGAATGACGGAGACAATAACAAAAACAAATTGGGGGAAACATGACCACCGAGATCACCATCGACACCGGCACCAATGAATTGCTGTGCGTCATCCGCGACCGCGTCGCCATCATCACGCTCAATCGCCCGGAAGTCCGCAACGCGATGTCGGACAATCTGACGCCGGCGTTGCGCAACATGATCAAGGTCAGCGGCGAGAACCCCGACGTCGGCGCGCTGCTGATCACCGGCGCCGGCACCGCCTTCTGCGCCGGCGGCAACGTCAAGGGCATGGGCGCCCATCGCGACAGGAAAAAGCTGGAGATGTCCTATGACGAGAAAGTCGCCGACCTGCAGGAGCGTCAGCGGTTGTTGACGGGCGCACTGGTCTCGGTGCGCAAGCCGACCATCGCAGCGCTGCCCGGCCCCGCGGTTGGCGCCGGCCTTGCGTTGGCCATGGCCTGCGACATCCGCATCGCCGCCGAATCGGCCTTCGTCTCCACCGGCTATCTGCGGGTGGCTCTGAGCGGCGACTACGGCATCGCATGGCTGTTGACGCGGCTGGTCGGAACATCGCGGGCGCGCGAGCTGATGTTCACCTCCGACAAGGTCGAGGCGAAGCGGGCCGAAGCGATCGGTCTCGTCAACCGCGTGGTGCCGGACGCCAAGCTTCAGGAAGCGGCCTTTGCGCTGGCGAAATCGATGGCGGAAGGGCCGACGCTGGCGTTGCGCTACATGAAGGACAATCTCGACGAAGCCCTGCTGTTCGATTTCGCCACCGCGCGCGACCATGAGGCGGAACGGCTGGTCCGCCTCACCACGACGGCCGATCACCGCGAAGCGGTGCAGGCCTTCATCGACAAGCGCAAGCCGGTGTTCAAGGGAAGCTAGTTCTTCAAACCGGAACCTGATGCGCCATCTGCCGGGCCGCCAGCCGCCAGCTGGCGCAGGGAATTTCCTCCGGCGCGACGTCGATGTGCTTTTCGAAGCGCACCAGCTTCCAGTCGCCGGGCGAATGCGTGAACGCGAAACCGGACTTGCGGGCGAGGCCGAGCATGGCGTCGTTGGAGCGCAGCGTATCGCCGAACAGCCGCATGGCGCCGAACGCCGCGGCCCGGCATTCCAGATTGCCGAGCAGTGCTGAACCCACGCCGTGGCCCTGCCAGCGGTCATGGATCGACAGGCCGAATTCGAAACTGTCGGTTTCGGCGTCGAACGCATAGCGGGCTTCGCCGACGATGGTCTCGGCGCCGTCGACGGTCATGACGGCAACCACGCTGAAGCGGTCGGCCTCCCCGACATGGACGAAACGATCGAGCTCCGCCGGCGGCAGTTCGCTGATGGCGCCGAGGAAACGATTGTAGCGGGAACGGGTCGAGAGCGACCGGAAGTAGCCCTGCACCATCTCCGCATCATCGGGCTCGACGAAGCGCACGGTCAGCGACTTGCCGCTGCGCAGGCGCAGGATATCGGAATGCTGCCGGAGGTCGTCGAGACGAAGCGCGGTCATGGCTGGAATGCCTTGGGTTTCGAAAAGTCGATGGCCGGCACCCCCCTCACGAGGCGGCGCCGGCCTGGCTGCTGCTCAAGCCCGCCAAAACGGCTTTTCGGCTTCGTAGACGATGTCGCTCCAGGACAGGCCGATGTCGTGCAGGTCACGGGCGGACAGTTGCGCGAGCGCGCGCCGGTCCTGCTGGCGCTGGCGCCAGACGCGGAAGGTATCGACAACCCCGGCGAAAGCACCGAATTGATGATGATTTATCATCGATTCATGGGTCAAAGTGGACATGTTCATCTCCTGTGGCTAAGCTGTTGTTGCCAATATCTGTGTCTTTCGGGCTTTCGGCAAACGACACTTTGTACCGCTTCGCATGATATAAGCTCATGCATTTGGATGATCCGGGATGACCGCGAGATTGCCGTCGCTGAATGGATTGCGTGCCTTCGAGGCCGCGGCCCGGCATCTGAGCTTCACCGTTGCGGCGTCCGAGCTGAACGTCACGCAGACCGCGATCAGCCATCAGATCCGGCGGCTCGAGCAGGAACTCGGCATCAAACTGTTCGTCCGGCAGAACCGCGCGCTGACGCTGACGCCGGCGGCCAAGGAATATCTCCCCGGGGTCCGCGCCGCGTTCAACGACCTCAGGCTCGCCACCGACCGGCTGCAGCGCCGGGATAGCGACCATGTGCTGACGGTCAGCACATTGGCCTCGCTGGCGGCGAAGTGGCTGCTGCCGAAACTTTCCGCGTTCCAGGAGGCGCATCCCGGGATCGACGTCCGCATCACCACCTCGACCAGCCTCGTCGATTTCAAGAGCGGCGATGTCGACGCCGCGATCCGCTATGGCCGCGGCCAATGGCCGGGCCTGAGCGCCGACTGGCTGATGGCCGACCAGCTGTTCCCGGTCTGCAGTCCGGCCTTGCTGGCGGGCGACAAGCCGCTGCGGCAGCCGGAGGATCTCGCCGACCACGTGTTGCTTCACACCAGCGGCGGAGCGGAGGACGACTGGCGGCTGTGGCTGACGGCCGCGGGCCTGCCGACCAACCTCTCGAAACAACCCGGCGTCACCTTCGATCTCACCTTCATGACCCTGCAGGCCGCAATCGACGGGCTCGGCGTCGCGATGGGCCGGACCTCCTACGTCGAGGCCGATATCGCCAAGGGCCGCCTGGTGGTGCCGTTCGATATCGCCCTGCCGGCGGACGCCGGCTTCTACCTGGTGTCGCCCGAGGCCAGGGCCGACACCCCCAAGCTGGCGGCATTTCGGCATTGGCTAAAGGCCTCGATCCATGGCAAACGGGAAGAACTTGGCAAACGGGAAGTACTCGGCAAACCCGAGCCGCTGCCTGAACCGAACCAGCCCGCCCGGCGCCGCCGGGTTTGATTTCCGTGCAAACAATAATAACAAGACGCATGGTCGACCTCTCCCGAAAATTCGATTGTCTGGTGATCGGCGGCGGCAACGCGGCGCTGTGCGCCGCGATCAGCGCGCGGCGCGCCGGCGCGTCGGTGCTGGTGCTGGAAGGCGCCCCGAAATTCTATCGGGGCGGCAACACCCGCCACACCCGCAACATGCGCTGCGCCCACGACGCGGCGACCGACATCCTGACCGGGCCCTATACCGAGCAGGAATTCTGGGAAGATTTGCAGCTTGTGACCGAGGGCCAGACCGACGAGGAACTCGCCCGCCACATGATCCGGGAGTCGAAGGACATCCTGGGCTGGGTGGTCGAACAGGGCGTGCGCTGGCAGCCGTCGCTCGGCGGCACGCTGAGCCTCGGCCGCACCAACTCGTTCTTCCTCGGCGGCGGCCGGGCGATGCTGAACGCGCTGTATCTGACCGCCGAACGGCTCGGCGTCGACATCCTCTACGACGCCGAAGTGCTCGACCTCGACATCGACAACGGCATGTTTCTCTCCGCTGATCTCAAGCAGGGCGACGGCCGCGTCAGCGTGCGCGCCGCGAC
The sequence above is drawn from the Bradyrhizobium sediminis genome and encodes:
- a CDS encoding GNAT family N-acetyltransferase — translated: MTALRLDDLRQHSDILRLRSGKSLTVRFVEPDDAEMVQGYFRSLSTRSRYNRFLGAISELPPAELDRFVHVGEADRFSVVAVMTVDGAETIVGEARYAFDAETDSFEFGLSIHDRWQGHGVGSALLGNLECRAAAFGAMRLFGDTLRSNDAMLGLARKSGFAFTHSPGDWKLVRFEKHIDVAPEEIPCASWRLAARQMAHQVPV
- a CDS encoding transcriptional regulator GcvA — translated: MTARLPSLNGLRAFEAAARHLSFTVAASELNVTQTAISHQIRRLEQELGIKLFVRQNRALTLTPAAKEYLPGVRAAFNDLRLATDRLQRRDSDHVLTVSTLASLAAKWLLPKLSAFQEAHPGIDVRITTSTSLVDFKSGDVDAAIRYGRGQWPGLSADWLMADQLFPVCSPALLAGDKPLRQPEDLADHVLLHTSGGAEDDWRLWLTAAGLPTNLSKQPGVTFDLTFMTLQAAIDGLGVAMGRTSYVEADIAKGRLVVPFDIALPADAGFYLVSPEARADTPKLAAFRHWLKASIHGKREELGKREVLGKPEPLPEPNQPARRRRV
- a CDS encoding DUF1127 domain-containing protein, whose translation is MSTLTHESMINHHQFGAFAGVVDTFRVWRQRQQDRRALAQLSARDLHDIGLSWSDIVYEAEKPFWRA
- a CDS encoding SDR family NAD(P)-dependent oxidoreductase, with amino-acid sequence MEMPDYKIALIVGAGEGLSASLARLFAKQGIRVALAARKIEKLGALCTETGARAFACDATDPDEVERLFGMVEREIGSPDLVVYNASGRARGAFTDLVPADVAQAIAVSAFGGFLVAQQAARRMLPNQHGAILFTGASASIKGYPQSAPFAMGKFALRGLTQSMARELSPQGIHVAHFVIDGGIRSTARSEPADRPDSMLDPDAIALSYWNVLQQPRSAWTWEQELRPWVEKF
- a CDS encoding enoyl-CoA hydratase; this encodes MTTEITIDTGTNELLCVIRDRVAIITLNRPEVRNAMSDNLTPALRNMIKVSGENPDVGALLITGAGTAFCAGGNVKGMGAHRDRKKLEMSYDEKVADLQERQRLLTGALVSVRKPTIAALPGPAVGAGLALAMACDIRIAAESAFVSTGYLRVALSGDYGIAWLLTRLVGTSRARELMFTSDKVEAKRAEAIGLVNRVVPDAKLQEAAFALAKSMAEGPTLALRYMKDNLDEALLFDFATARDHEAERLVRLTTTADHREAVQAFIDKRKPVFKGS